The Microbacterium sp. Nx66 genome contains a region encoding:
- a CDS encoding DUF7455 domain-containing protein: MNATTERETSAVEYRLTAMDRCDSCGAQAYIAAEVNGSELLFCAHHGRKYEEKLRSVATSWHDETARLVETV; the protein is encoded by the coding sequence ATGAATGCAACGACCGAACGTGAGACCTCCGCTGTCGAGTACCGCCTGACTGCGATGGACCGGTGTGACTCGTGTGGAGCGCAGGCCTACATCGCCGCCGAGGTCAACGGCTCCGAGCTGCTCTTCTGCGCCCACCACGGCCGCAAGTACGAAGAGAAGCTGCGCAGCGTGGCCACGAGCTGGCACGACGAGACCGCTCGTCTCGTCGAGACGGTCTGA
- a CDS encoding RNA polymerase sigma factor — MTPATTKNTRTKKADQITADPEVEDVETTEAAPAPKRAAAKRAPAKKKKSDDVVEEDDAAAAEGSEDAAGDEEEDDAKPAFTEPLPTGAIVISSKDDEEVPVYSTQITGATADPVKDYLKQIGKVALLNAAEEVELAMRIEAGLFAEEKLSAMSPAEKTSQLGLDLQWVARDGQRAKSHLLGANLRLVVSLAKRYTGRGMQFLDLIQEGNLGLIRAVEKFDYTKGFKFSTYATWWIRQAITRAMADQARTIRIPVHMVEVINKLARVQRQMLQDLGREPTPEELSRELDMTPEKVVEVQKYGREPISLHTPLGEDGDSEFGDLIEDTEAVVPADAVGFTMLQRQLEQLLDSLSEREAGVIRMRFGLGDGQPKTLDQIGDTFGVTRERIRQIESKTMAKLRHPSRSQSLRDYLE, encoded by the coding sequence GTGACTCCTGCCACGACGAAGAACACGCGGACGAAGAAGGCCGATCAGATCACCGCGGATCCCGAGGTCGAGGACGTCGAAACGACCGAAGCGGCTCCTGCGCCCAAGCGCGCCGCGGCCAAGCGCGCCCCCGCGAAGAAGAAGAAGTCGGACGACGTCGTCGAGGAAGACGACGCCGCCGCAGCCGAGGGCTCCGAGGACGCCGCGGGCGACGAGGAGGAGGACGACGCGAAGCCGGCCTTCACCGAGCCGCTGCCGACCGGCGCGATCGTCATCTCCTCCAAGGACGACGAAGAGGTCCCGGTCTACTCGACCCAGATCACCGGTGCCACGGCCGACCCGGTCAAGGACTACCTGAAGCAGATCGGAAAGGTCGCGCTGCTGAACGCGGCCGAAGAGGTCGAGCTCGCGATGCGCATCGAGGCGGGTCTGTTCGCGGAGGAGAAGCTCTCCGCGATGTCCCCCGCCGAGAAGACGAGCCAGCTCGGACTCGACCTGCAGTGGGTCGCCCGTGACGGCCAGCGCGCGAAGAGCCACCTCCTCGGCGCGAACCTCCGTCTCGTCGTCTCCCTCGCCAAGCGCTACACCGGTCGCGGCATGCAGTTCCTGGACCTGATCCAGGAGGGCAACCTCGGTCTCATCCGCGCGGTGGAGAAGTTCGACTACACCAAGGGCTTCAAGTTCTCGACCTACGCGACCTGGTGGATCCGTCAGGCCATCACCCGCGCCATGGCCGACCAGGCCCGCACCATCCGCATCCCGGTGCACATGGTCGAGGTCATCAACAAGCTCGCCCGCGTGCAGCGGCAGATGCTGCAGGACCTCGGTCGCGAACCCACCCCGGAAGAGCTGAGCCGCGAGCTCGACATGACTCCGGAGAAGGTCGTCGAGGTGCAGAAGTACGGTCGCGAGCCGATCTCCCTGCACACCCCGCTCGGCGAAGACGGAGACAGCGAGTTCGGTGACCTCATCGAGGACACCGAGGCCGTGGTCCCCGCTGACGCCGTGGGCTTCACGATGCTGCAGCGTCAGCTCGAGCAGCTCCTCGACTCCCTCTCCGAGCGCGAAGCCGGCGTGATCCGGATGCGCTTCGGTCTGGGCGACGGTCAGCCGAAGACGCTCGACCAGATCGGTGACACGTTCGGCGTGACGCGTGAGCGCATCCGTCAGATCGAGTCCAAGACGATGGCCAAGCTGCGCCACCCGAGCCGCTCGCAGTCGCTGCGGGACTACCTCGAGTGA
- a CDS encoding alanine racemase gives MRPELRLDSAVFRANIAAVRDRLGDSTLMLVLKDDAYGHGLRWAVETALEAGVTTFGSYDVRGGLDVRRLAGGTASVFAWATSTDEEIDEALVQDIELGVGTIEYLRRIVTRADVLGVRARVHLKIDTGLHRNGVRPEDWAAAVAEARAAESAGTLALVGVWSHIAEASDAEDDEAQSVFLDAVQHTGLSGAVPAALHLTASAASWWRPELRGTVSRIGAFCYGIRSADGPDLDGVQPAARLVAPVVRVDGDAAVVAVGSLDGLPSTLAGMTVGTPAGPRVAPEIDLATTTVEGWPGMAVGDEVTIFGPGTQGEETATTLAERIATVGEEILTRLGPRIRRRVVE, from the coding sequence ATGCGACCCGAACTCCGCCTGGACAGCGCCGTCTTCCGCGCGAACATCGCGGCCGTGCGCGACCGACTGGGCGACTCCACGTTGATGCTGGTGCTCAAGGACGACGCGTACGGCCACGGACTCCGCTGGGCGGTGGAGACCGCGCTCGAGGCGGGGGTGACGACGTTCGGCAGCTACGACGTGCGCGGGGGCCTCGACGTCCGGCGCCTCGCAGGCGGGACCGCGTCCGTGTTCGCCTGGGCGACCTCGACCGACGAGGAGATCGACGAGGCGCTCGTGCAGGACATCGAGCTCGGCGTCGGCACGATCGAGTACCTGCGCCGCATCGTCACGCGGGCCGATGTGCTCGGTGTGCGTGCCCGGGTGCACCTCAAGATCGACACCGGCCTCCATCGCAATGGCGTGCGTCCGGAGGACTGGGCGGCGGCCGTTGCCGAGGCGAGGGCGGCCGAGAGCGCGGGCACCCTCGCGCTCGTGGGCGTGTGGAGTCACATCGCGGAGGCGAGCGACGCCGAGGACGACGAGGCCCAGTCCGTGTTCCTCGATGCCGTGCAGCACACCGGTCTGTCCGGAGCTGTGCCGGCGGCCCTGCACCTCACAGCGTCGGCGGCATCCTGGTGGCGTCCGGAACTGCGCGGCACGGTGTCACGGATCGGGGCGTTCTGCTACGGCATCCGTTCGGCGGACGGCCCGGATCTCGACGGTGTGCAGCCGGCGGCACGTCTCGTGGCCCCGGTCGTCCGGGTCGACGGCGACGCCGCGGTCGTGGCCGTCGGCAGTCTCGACGGCCTGCCCTCGACGCTGGCCGGCATGACGGTCGGTACCCCGGCAGGCCCCCGCGTGGCGCCCGAGATCGACCTGGCGACGACGACCGTCGAGGGCTGGCCGGGGATGGCTGTCGGCGACGAGGTGACGATCTTCGGGCCGGGCACGCAGGGGGAGGAGACAGCGACGACCCTCGCCGAGCGGATCGCGACGGTGGGCGAGGAGATCCTCACCCGCCTCGGTCCGCGGATTCGGCGGAGGGTCGTGGAGTGA
- a CDS encoding alanine racemase, which yields MCDTSSSALPQAMISRSALAAGASAAIRAGGRRADLRRDAWGHGLLAVAHAVTAAGVEEVLVDSPGEVEALRLEGISATTVGTPDVDPVLLYGLPSAEGIPATPPVMRLVGRVMSTKRLRAGEAVSYGYTFRAAADTEVALVTGGYAQGVVRSLGNHADVEIAGALRPIVGRVAMDVCVIDLQGAAAEVGDTVTFFGGTGPASDAIARWAEVTGMTPAELVAVPGAHAVRGWEA from the coding sequence GTGTGTGACACGAGTTCGAGTGCGCTTCCGCAGGCGATGATCTCGCGTTCGGCCCTTGCTGCCGGCGCGTCCGCGGCGATCCGGGCCGGGGGCCGCCGTGCCGATCTCCGCCGCGACGCATGGGGGCATGGACTGCTCGCCGTGGCCCACGCGGTGACAGCCGCGGGCGTCGAGGAGGTCCTCGTGGACTCGCCAGGCGAAGTCGAGGCCCTGCGCCTCGAAGGCATCAGCGCCACGACCGTCGGTACGCCCGACGTCGACCCCGTCCTCCTCTACGGGCTGCCGTCCGCGGAGGGAATCCCGGCGACACCTCCGGTCATGCGCCTGGTCGGCCGGGTCATGTCCACCAAGCGCCTGCGCGCGGGGGAGGCTGTCTCCTACGGCTACACCTTCCGGGCCGCAGCGGACACGGAGGTCGCGCTCGTGACGGGCGGCTACGCGCAGGGTGTCGTCCGCTCTCTCGGCAATCACGCCGACGTGGAGATCGCCGGCGCGCTGCGTCCCATCGTCGGACGAGTCGCCATGGACGTCTGTGTGATCGACCTCCAGGGCGCCGCGGCCGAGGTGGGAGACACGGTGACGTTCTTCGGCGGGACCGGCCCCGCATCCGACGCGATCGCCCGCTGGGCCGAGGTCACCGGGATGACGCCCGCGGAGCTCGTGGCCGTCCCCGGTGCTCACGCCGTGCGCGGATGGGAGGCATGA
- a CDS encoding proteasome assembly chaperone family protein, whose amino-acid sequence MPFSGEIHERVANAPTVPHGLPLVMLLTGFTDAGSAVSGLIDHLRETTSPQPLAVFDNDVLLDYRARRPVISFDQDHLAEFRPPRLELSLATDALGRPFLLLTGYEPDFAWNAFAETVLDLAAEFEASGLHWVHSIAMPVPHTRPIGTTVSGNRRDLVVSHSVWRPRTQVPATAGHLLEYRFAERGERVVGFVLLVPHYLAETENPEAVSAAAEKLMASTGLVLMLDAVQERREDYLARVDEQVAANDELQQMVHNLERRYDAYMAGRDPEDDSYDEGGFSERDLPSADELAAELERYLASRPSGDEDKPGRG is encoded by the coding sequence ATGCCCTTCTCCGGAGAGATCCACGAACGCGTCGCGAACGCCCCCACGGTGCCCCACGGCCTGCCTCTCGTGATGCTGCTCACCGGTTTCACCGACGCGGGCAGTGCGGTGTCGGGGCTCATCGATCATCTGCGGGAGACGACGTCGCCGCAGCCGCTCGCGGTCTTCGACAACGATGTGCTCCTGGACTACCGCGCACGCCGCCCGGTCATCTCCTTCGACCAGGACCACCTTGCCGAGTTCCGCCCGCCCCGTCTGGAGCTCTCCCTCGCCACGGACGCGCTGGGACGCCCGTTCCTGCTGCTCACGGGCTACGAGCCCGACTTCGCGTGGAACGCCTTCGCGGAGACCGTCCTGGATCTCGCTGCGGAGTTCGAGGCCTCGGGGCTGCACTGGGTCCACTCGATCGCGATGCCCGTGCCGCACACGCGCCCCATCGGGACGACGGTGAGCGGGAACCGGCGCGACCTCGTCGTGTCGCACTCCGTGTGGCGTCCGCGCACGCAGGTCCCGGCGACCGCGGGTCACCTGCTCGAGTACCGGTTCGCGGAGCGCGGGGAGCGCGTCGTCGGCTTCGTGCTCCTCGTGCCGCACTACCTCGCGGAGACGGAGAATCCGGAGGCGGTCAGTGCAGCGGCGGAGAAGCTCATGGCCTCGACCGGCCTCGTGCTCATGCTCGACGCAGTGCAGGAGCGCCGTGAGGACTACCTCGCCCGAGTCGACGAGCAGGTCGCAGCGAACGACGAACTGCAGCAGATGGTGCACAACCTCGAGCGCCGGTACGACGCCTACATGGCCGGTCGTGACCCCGAGGACGACTCGTACGACGAGGGCGGATTCAGCGAACGCGACCTGCCCAGCGCCGACGAACTCGCGGCCGAGCTCGAGCGCTACCTCGCATCTCGGCCGTCGGGTGACGAGGACAAGCCGGGACGCGGCTGA
- a CDS encoding DNA gyrase/topoisomerase IV subunit B, translated as MNAEYSAHHLQVLEGLEAVRKRPGMYIGSNGSPGLMHCLWEIIDNSVDEAVAGNGSRIDVILHDDGSVEVHDRGRGIPVDVEPRTGLTGVEVVYTKLHAGGKFGGGSYAASGGLHGVGASVVNALSERLDVEVDRGGKTYAMSFHRGEPGIFQDSGEKRPDAPFTPFEENSELRVVGKAPRGVTGTRVRYWADRQIFTKDAAFQLAELETRARQTAFLVPGLEIVVRDERAASAAVGEDGTPTGPVETSYLYEGGISEFVEYLAVDPPVTDTWRIQGEGTFTETVPVLQPDGHMVATEVERVCAVDIALRWGTGYDTRIRSFVNIISTPKGGTHQQGFEQELLKVLRSQVEQNARRLKVGNDKLEKDDVLAGLTAVLTVNVPEPQFEGQTKEVLGTPAVRQIVAQVMRKDLQQRFTSTKRDDKSQATQLLDKIVSEMKARVSARAHKETQRRKNALESSTLPTKLVDCRTNDVERSELFIVEGDSALGTAKNARNSEFQALLPIRGKILNVQKASVGDMLSNAECASIIQVIGAGSGRTFDIDAARYGKIILMSDADVDGAHIRTLLLTLFFRYMRPLIEHGRVFAAVPPLHRIIVINPGSKPNETIYTYSEQELHALLAKLRKAGKRWHEPIQRYKGLGEMDAEQLANTTMDRSGRLLRRVRMEDAEAAGRVFELLMGNEVAPRREFIIDSADQLSREAIDA; from the coding sequence GTGAATGCCGAGTACTCCGCCCATCATCTCCAGGTGCTCGAAGGACTCGAAGCGGTCCGCAAGCGCCCCGGCATGTACATCGGCTCGAACGGTTCGCCCGGGCTCATGCACTGCCTCTGGGAGATCATCGACAACTCCGTCGACGAGGCGGTCGCCGGCAACGGCTCCCGCATCGACGTCATCCTCCACGATGACGGCAGCGTCGAGGTGCACGACCGCGGTCGCGGCATCCCCGTCGACGTGGAGCCACGGACCGGTCTGACCGGCGTCGAGGTCGTCTACACCAAGCTGCACGCCGGAGGGAAGTTCGGCGGCGGCTCCTACGCGGCGTCGGGCGGTCTCCACGGCGTCGGCGCCTCGGTGGTGAACGCGCTCTCCGAGCGCCTCGACGTCGAGGTCGACCGCGGCGGCAAGACCTACGCGATGTCCTTCCACCGCGGCGAGCCCGGCATCTTCCAGGACTCGGGGGAGAAGCGGCCCGATGCGCCCTTCACCCCGTTCGAGGAGAACAGCGAGCTGCGCGTCGTCGGCAAGGCGCCGCGTGGCGTCACCGGCACCCGGGTGCGGTACTGGGCCGACCGCCAGATCTTCACCAAGGACGCCGCGTTCCAGCTCGCCGAGCTCGAGACGCGGGCGCGTCAGACGGCCTTCCTGGTCCCCGGGCTCGAGATCGTGGTGCGCGACGAGCGCGCCGCGAGCGCCGCGGTGGGGGAGGACGGCACTCCGACCGGCCCCGTGGAGACCTCGTACCTCTACGAGGGCGGCATCTCCGAGTTCGTGGAGTACCTGGCGGTCGACCCGCCGGTGACCGACACCTGGCGCATCCAGGGAGAGGGCACGTTCACCGAGACCGTCCCGGTCCTGCAGCCCGACGGCCACATGGTGGCGACCGAGGTCGAGCGCGTATGCGCCGTCGACATCGCCCTCCGCTGGGGCACCGGCTATGACACCCGCATCCGCTCCTTCGTGAACATCATCTCCACGCCGAAGGGCGGCACGCATCAGCAGGGCTTCGAGCAGGAGCTGCTGAAGGTGCTCCGCAGCCAGGTCGAGCAGAACGCGCGTCGGCTCAAGGTCGGCAACGACAAGCTCGAGAAGGACGACGTCCTCGCCGGCCTCACCGCCGTCCTCACGGTCAACGTGCCGGAGCCGCAATTCGAGGGTCAGACGAAGGAGGTGCTCGGCACGCCCGCGGTCCGCCAGATCGTCGCGCAGGTGATGCGCAAGGACCTCCAGCAGCGTTTCACCTCCACCAAGCGCGACGACAAGAGCCAGGCCACGCAGCTGCTCGACAAGATCGTCTCCGAGATGAAGGCGCGTGTGTCCGCACGCGCCCACAAGGAGACGCAGCGCCGCAAGAACGCGCTCGAATCGTCCACCCTGCCGACCAAGCTCGTCGACTGCCGGACGAACGACGTGGAGCGCAGCGAGCTCTTCATCGTCGAGGGCGACTCGGCGCTGGGCACGGCCAAGAACGCCCGCAACAGCGAGTTCCAGGCGCTGCTGCCCATCCGCGGGAAGATCCTCAACGTGCAGAAGGCGTCGGTCGGCGACATGCTGTCCAACGCCGAGTGCGCGTCCATCATCCAGGTGATCGGCGCGGGCTCCGGGCGGACCTTCGACATCGACGCGGCGCGCTACGGGAAGATCATCCTCATGAGCGACGCCGATGTCGACGGAGCGCACATCCGCACGCTCCTGCTCACGCTGTTCTTCCGCTACATGCGGCCGCTCATCGAGCATGGACGCGTGTTCGCCGCCGTGCCGCCGCTGCACCGGATCATCGTCATCAACCCGGGCTCGAAGCCGAACGAGACCATCTACACCTACAGCGAGCAGGAGCTGCACGCCCTGCTCGCCAAGCTCCGCAAGGCCGGCAAGCGCTGGCACGAGCCGATCCAGCGGTACAAGGGTCTCGGGGAGATGGACGCGGAGCAGCTCGCGAACACGACGATGGACCGTTCCGGTCGCCTGCTCCGCCGGGTACGGATGGAGGATGCCGAGGCCGCGGGCCGCGTCTTCGAGCTGCTCATGGGCAACGAGGTCGCCCCGCGGCGGGAGTTCATCATCGACTCCGCGGACCAGCTCTCGCGCGA
- a CDS encoding leucyl aminopeptidase, whose protein sequence is MTLPVLSHTTDQFPGSAADAAVLVVPDLSESAESLAAHPGLADALAGIGFTGAAGAFARVYAPEVTPLPFAVVGVGSTVDDASVRSAAGAALRSLTGFDTVALGLAAGLEEHAAAAAEGAVLGGYRFDDYRAENGRKKRATAVVVHAPLDDETIARAHATGEAVALIKDLVNVPAEWQSPAQLAQSAADSVADLDVTVEILDEGALAEQGFGGILGVGQGSDRPPRLVRLDYAPADAQRHIALVGKGITFDTGGLSLKPAASMVGMKFDMAGAATSLAALRAIAALRLPVRVTAWLCITDNMPSGRALRPGDVIRILDGTTVEVLNTDAEGRLVLADGLVAASRENPDVIIDVATLTGAIVAALGHRHTGVFGDDETVAEFLAAAARTGEPAWHMPLPAYMEETLDSPIADMINANMGDRMGGASFAGLFLRRFVGRTSDADDAPRIPWVHLDIAGSGEHAGAPYGFTEKGPTGAMVRSIIAFAEAASHPEA, encoded by the coding sequence ATGACGCTTCCCGTGCTCTCGCACACCACCGATCAGTTCCCCGGAAGCGCTGCCGATGCCGCAGTGCTCGTCGTCCCCGATCTCTCCGAGTCGGCCGAGTCGCTGGCGGCTCACCCCGGTCTCGCCGACGCTCTGGCGGGCATCGGCTTCACCGGCGCCGCCGGTGCGTTCGCTCGGGTCTACGCCCCCGAGGTGACGCCCCTCCCGTTCGCCGTCGTCGGCGTCGGCTCCACCGTCGACGACGCCTCCGTACGGAGCGCAGCCGGCGCGGCTCTCCGCTCCCTGACCGGCTTCGACACCGTCGCGCTCGGCCTCGCCGCCGGTCTCGAGGAGCACGCCGCCGCGGCCGCAGAGGGTGCCGTCCTCGGCGGCTACCGCTTCGACGACTACCGCGCCGAGAACGGCAGGAAGAAGCGGGCGACGGCGGTCGTCGTCCACGCCCCGCTCGACGACGAGACGATCGCCCGCGCTCACGCCACGGGCGAGGCCGTCGCTCTCATCAAGGACCTCGTGAACGTGCCCGCCGAGTGGCAGAGCCCCGCGCAGCTGGCGCAGAGCGCCGCCGACAGCGTCGCGGACCTCGACGTCACCGTGGAGATCCTCGACGAGGGTGCTCTCGCGGAACAGGGTTTCGGTGGCATCCTCGGCGTCGGCCAGGGATCCGACCGGCCGCCGCGCCTCGTCCGCCTCGACTACGCGCCGGCGGACGCGCAGCGGCACATCGCCCTCGTCGGCAAGGGCATCACCTTCGACACCGGCGGACTCTCCCTGAAGCCGGCGGCTTCGATGGTCGGCATGAAGTTCGACATGGCCGGTGCCGCGACCTCCCTCGCCGCCCTCCGCGCCATCGCGGCCCTCCGCCTCCCCGTGCGCGTGACCGCCTGGCTCTGCATCACCGACAACATGCCGTCCGGTCGTGCTCTCCGCCCCGGGGACGTCATCCGCATCCTCGACGGCACCACCGTCGAGGTGCTGAACACCGACGCGGAGGGGCGCCTCGTCCTCGCCGACGGTCTGGTCGCCGCGAGCCGGGAGAACCCCGACGTCATCATCGACGTCGCGACTCTGACCGGCGCGATCGTCGCAGCCCTCGGCCACCGTCACACCGGCGTCTTCGGCGACGACGAGACGGTCGCGGAGTTCCTCGCCGCGGCCGCCCGCACGGGAGAGCCCGCGTGGCACATGCCGCTGCCCGCCTACATGGAGGAGACGCTCGACTCCCCCATCGCCGACATGATCAACGCCAACATGGGAGATCGGATGGGCGGCGCGTCCTTCGCCGGTCTCTTCCTCCGGCGCTTCGTCGGCCGCACCTCGGACGCGGACGACGCGCCGCGCATCCCCTGGGTGCACCTCGACATCGCGGGATCCGGTGAACACGCCGGCGCCCCCTACGGCTTCACAGAGAAGGGCCCCACGGGGGCGATGGTCCGATCGATCATCGCCTTCGCCGAAGCAGCATCCCACCCGGAGGCATGA
- a CDS encoding coenzyme F420-0:L-glutamate ligase, with amino-acid sequence MQANEGKALETSVDGKSYARIPLRTRVVMPDDDLDAIITEYAKDAVQPGDLLFVTEKIVAITQGRSYRLDEIQPRKLALFLSKYVTRTPYGIGLGMPETMEMALRECGTPRILFAAAVSAVTKAFGRKGDFYRIAGDKARAIDGPTKHTIPPYNEAVVLGPKDPDRVAAHLKTLIGGQAEVAVVDINDLGGNILGSTLDKAGELRLVKILGDNPLGQGLESTPLGIVRAV; translated from the coding sequence ATGCAGGCGAACGAGGGCAAGGCGCTCGAGACGAGCGTCGACGGAAAGAGCTACGCGCGGATCCCGCTGCGCACCCGCGTCGTGATGCCGGATGACGACCTCGACGCCATCATCACGGAGTACGCGAAGGATGCCGTCCAGCCGGGCGACCTGCTCTTCGTGACCGAGAAGATCGTCGCGATCACCCAGGGCCGGTCGTACCGCTTGGACGAGATCCAGCCGCGGAAGCTCGCGCTGTTCCTGTCGAAGTACGTCACCCGCACGCCATACGGCATCGGTCTCGGCATGCCCGAGACGATGGAGATGGCGTTGCGGGAGTGCGGTACGCCGCGCATCCTCTTCGCTGCCGCCGTCTCGGCGGTCACCAAGGCCTTCGGGCGCAAGGGCGACTTCTACCGCATCGCGGGGGACAAGGCCCGCGCGATCGACGGACCGACGAAGCACACCATCCCGCCGTACAACGAGGCTGTGGTGCTCGGCCCGAAGGACCCGGACCGCGTCGCGGCGCACCTGAAGACGCTGATCGGAGGCCAGGCCGAGGTGGCGGTGGTCGACATCAACGATCTCGGCGGCAACATCCTCGGCTCCACGCTCGACAAGGCGGGGGAGTTGCGGCTGGTGAAGATCCTCGGTGACAACCCGCTCGGTCAGGGCCTCGAGTCCACGCCGCTCGGCATCGTCCGCGCGGTCTGA
- a CDS encoding sugar-transfer associated ATP-grasp domain-containing protein, with the protein MSRLSLAPRIRYLLGRARRIDVGSVFERAKEASAQHHRPVPTIVADMLWSAARHNVGFQDYIDYDFAMLNRAERETYMTHPVSNQLSQKYDHPDFRWIFQDKIEFNRKFSAHLHREWMVVEEGNADEVRALTERLGTIVTKEPVGQAGTGVHRYHAADITDWTEFHRGLLDRGELLIEEVIRQHDDLAAVCPGTVNTTRITAFFDGEKAHILAMAQKFGRGAVSDQMTFGGFYTMLDENGHAVGAGYDSHGHVHETHPDSGFRIADFQLPYMDEVRAFIDQVARVVPQVQYVGWDVVVTPDGPVLVEGNWGAGVYENKPSVTGIRTGHKPRYREVIGF; encoded by the coding sequence ATGTCTCGTCTTTCTCTCGCGCCCCGCATCCGCTATCTCCTCGGCCGTGCCCGCCGCATCGACGTCGGTTCGGTGTTCGAACGGGCGAAGGAGGCCTCGGCACAGCACCACCGTCCCGTTCCCACGATCGTCGCCGACATGCTCTGGTCGGCGGCCCGCCACAACGTGGGCTTCCAGGACTACATCGACTACGACTTCGCGATGCTCAACCGTGCCGAGCGCGAGACGTACATGACGCACCCGGTGTCCAACCAGCTCTCCCAGAAGTACGACCACCCCGACTTCCGCTGGATCTTCCAGGACAAGATCGAGTTCAACCGGAAGTTCTCCGCACATCTGCATCGCGAGTGGATGGTGGTCGAGGAGGGCAACGCCGACGAGGTCCGTGCCCTCACGGAGCGCCTCGGAACGATCGTCACGAAGGAGCCGGTCGGCCAGGCCGGGACCGGTGTGCACCGATATCACGCCGCCGACATCACGGACTGGACCGAGTTCCACCGCGGTCTCCTCGACCGCGGCGAGCTGCTGATCGAAGAGGTCATCCGCCAGCATGACGACCTGGCGGCCGTGTGCCCCGGAACCGTGAACACCACCCGCATCACCGCCTTCTTCGACGGGGAGAAGGCGCACATCCTCGCAATGGCGCAGAAGTTCGGCCGCGGCGCGGTGAGCGATCAGATGACCTTCGGCGGCTTCTACACGATGCTCGATGAGAACGGGCACGCCGTGGGGGCCGGCTATGACTCGCACGGGCACGTGCACGAGACCCACCCGGACTCGGGCTTCCGCATCGCCGACTTCCAGCTGCCCTACATGGACGAGGTGCGCGCTTTCATCGATCAGGTCGCCCGGGTCGTGCCGCAGGTGCAGTACGTCGGATGGGACGTCGTCGTGACCCCGGACGGCCCCGTGCTCGTCGAGGGGAACTGGGGCGCGGGCGTCTACGAGAACAAGCCCAGCGTCACCGGCATCCGTACCGGGCACAAGCCGCGCTACCGCGAGGTCATCGGCTTCTGA